In Flavobacterium hankyongi, the genomic window TGCAATTGAATTATTTAAAGGGCCATAAAAATCAACAGATGGTTTGTAGTAATCATAACTTCCTAGTTGCATGTTGATTTCGCCACCTTTAGTAAATTTTGGAGTTTTAGTAACTAAATTTAAAATTCCTCCAGGAGTAACATTTCCATATAGTAGTGCAGAACCTCCTTTTAAGAATTCAACTTTTTCTAAAGATGATACTTCTGGGATTGATCCAGAATTGTAGCGAAAACCATTTTTAAACATATTATTGGCTCCCATATCATAACCTCTTGACCAAAAAGATTCTTGTGCTCCTCCACGAGCTGAACCTACATAAACACCATTGGTGTTTTTAATAACTTCACTCAATCGAATAGCTTGTTGTTGCTCAATGATTTCGTTTCCAATAATTTGAACACTTTGGGGATTGTCCATGTTTTTCAAGCCAGATCTTACCGCACTTACTGGCTTTCTTTGCTTGTTTGCCGTTATAGTAATTTGGTCAAGGACTTTTCTTTTTTTGTTTTTTACGCTATCATGTAATTCAGAATAATCTTCTAAATCATGTTCTGCTTTTGATAGATCGCTTGTTTGGGCAAAAGAAATTGTAGTAAGGAGTAAAAATACAGCTTGAAGAGACAGATATTTTTTCATTTATTTAGAATTAATTAAAATAAGGTTTGATTTCGAGTGCAAAAATAAAATGTATTTCTCGATTTCTAAAACTTATTTAGATTAAATTTAAATAAATTTTTTAAAAATAAATTAAGTGATTGTTTTGTAGTGTTTTATGATTTAATTTTTTAAGGCATTTTGTCTTTTTAATGTTTGTTTTTCCTCATTGGGTATTCTTCTGAAGCTTCTTTTCCATCTTTTTTACCCGAAATTTTAGCGACTAAACTGTCTGACGAAATTTTATTGTAGGTTATTTTTTGTGGAAAGTCATGTTTAGAATTTTCAAAAACGATTTGATTTTCGGTTAGGGTAGATGCTTTGAAAGAAACAGTTCTACCTTCATTTTGATTTGAGACTTTAGTGTTGTATAACAAGCTATCGTTAATTTGAATTATTTCGATTGTTTCTGTAAACAAAGTGTCTTTTCCTGTAATGAAAGCTGTTTTTCCAGATAAAGTACTATCGTTAAGCTGACTCCAAGTTTCACTTAAAACACCTTCTTTAGT contains:
- a CDS encoding DUF6265 family protein, whose translation is MKKVIFYSVTIIISLLFTSCLKKDDKKDLAETKKYEKLENAKWIIGSWGNTTKEGVLSETWSQLNDSTLSGKTAFITGKDTLFTETIEIIQINDSLLYNTKVSNQNEGRTVSFKASTLTENQIVFENSKHDFPQKITYNKISSDSLVAKISGKKDGKEASEEYPMRKNKH